One Candidatus Poribacteria bacterium DNA window includes the following coding sequences:
- a CDS encoding tetratricopeptide repeat protein — MRARCFHCAYKNPVEMRFCGSCGKPLRVVCANCQATVPNARYCGNCGVPLNAAADVALAPTVPVSPERIETPAPSPVRLDSLHQQAVEAAVSGEVPAELVAKMRDAGTDIVGERRKVVVMFSDVSGFTAMSEKMDPEQIHTIMNECFDGLVKIVYKYEGYIDKFIGDCIMTLFGAPVAHEDDVARALFAILEMTDWLNAYSERLQALHGVAVGMHTGLNYGTVIAGGLGSDLRMDYTVIGDTVNVASRLESAAQRGQTFVSETVYAMGRRQFRFAEVEPLTLKGKSRPVPAFQVLAVRDDPEPLRGIEGFPSVLVGRDDELARLDELFAEAREASGRTVSLVGEPGAGKSRLVAEFLEHVREAGSPGFQAACLSYTQSVPYYVFRRLLVDWADVAESDPSEVVTMKLRRALEMTGEDLTDAEPFLLSLVGGVETEPLDGLDGQTRQRLTDNALVRAMLAAARERPVAFVLDDLHWADEASSRVLRLWAGRVSESHGLLMGLHRPEFASDWGCDRHATISLDTLSRGTIHALVDRLLGEDNDVSERLLDVIVQKSSGNPFFAEEVLRAFLDSGVLVREEGRWHLTQPPMEVAVPDSLHAVIMGRLDSLPEDARRILQVGSVIGQTFETAIFCELGWHLAGIVQHTERLTELQLLVETKPLPELTYAFKQEYIQEVSLGTLLLKTRRELHNAVGEAIERTYAERLREQVEVLAYHYAEGRTLAKAADYAKESATKAREVYANQAAIDRYDQMLGFADEMEPDDGAGAARIRLDAYEGKGDVLTLTGDYDDALTAFDQLIGTLDAAQLASEQRAVRHASALRAIGNVHLKRGNYDDAFRLSSEGLDALEALATEDATRERSRVTGQIGFIRLRTGDYEAADAHSRESLALAEQIDSRRDIAYACVVSGLASYHRGRIDEAVSQYRHALAVREEMGDITGVAAVLQNLGNLYLDQARYDLAEEHYQRCLEMRRKAGDIAGAANVLNQLGNVRLGTGDYAGTAEFYAECRTAFERLGNRFGLAVTLNNLGQTHLEQDDPETARGYLEQAIEAAEALKAGDLAADTQVALAHAELDAGNLARAGSLATTALERAREMGSKAIQARARWVLGRLAAAQGDAATGERELTASLELFRSVNMRLWEARALLERARVCQPPGRDADLQAALEAFRELGMARDIARAEALAADLRQPPASGRG, encoded by the coding sequence ATGAGAGCCCGCTGCTTCCACTGCGCCTACAAGAACCCCGTCGAGATGCGCTTCTGCGGAAGCTGCGGGAAGCCGCTCCGCGTCGTCTGCGCCAACTGCCAGGCGACCGTGCCCAACGCGCGCTACTGCGGCAACTGCGGCGTGCCCCTGAACGCGGCAGCCGATGTCGCGCTGGCTCCGACTGTTCCCGTCTCGCCGGAACGCATCGAAACGCCCGCGCCCAGCCCCGTACGGCTCGACTCGCTCCACCAGCAGGCGGTCGAAGCCGCCGTGTCGGGCGAGGTCCCCGCCGAGCTCGTCGCCAAGATGCGCGACGCCGGAACCGATATCGTCGGCGAGCGGCGCAAGGTCGTCGTCATGTTCAGCGACGTGTCCGGGTTCACGGCGATGTCTGAGAAGATGGACCCGGAGCAGATCCACACGATCATGAACGAGTGCTTCGATGGACTCGTCAAGATCGTCTACAAGTACGAGGGCTACATCGACAAGTTCATCGGCGACTGCATCATGACGCTCTTCGGCGCGCCGGTCGCCCACGAGGACGATGTCGCCCGCGCCCTCTTCGCCATCCTGGAGATGACCGACTGGCTGAACGCTTACAGCGAACGGCTCCAAGCGCTGCACGGCGTCGCCGTCGGCATGCACACGGGACTCAACTACGGGACGGTCATCGCGGGCGGACTAGGGTCCGACCTGCGGATGGACTACACGGTCATCGGCGACACGGTGAACGTCGCCAGCCGTCTGGAGAGCGCCGCCCAGCGCGGGCAGACGTTCGTCAGCGAGACCGTCTACGCGATGGGCAGACGGCAGTTCCGCTTCGCCGAAGTGGAACCGCTGACGCTCAAGGGCAAATCGCGCCCCGTCCCGGCGTTCCAGGTTCTCGCCGTCCGTGACGACCCGGAGCCCCTGCGCGGCATCGAGGGGTTCCCCAGCGTGCTCGTCGGCAGGGACGACGAGCTGGCGCGACTGGACGAGCTCTTCGCCGAGGCGCGAGAGGCGTCGGGAAGAACCGTCTCGCTCGTCGGGGAACCGGGAGCCGGGAAATCGCGCCTCGTCGCCGAGTTCTTGGAACACGTCCGGGAGGCTGGGTCGCCGGGGTTCCAGGCGGCGTGCCTGTCCTATACGCAGTCGGTTCCTTATTACGTCTTCCGCCGGCTTCTGGTGGATTGGGCGGATGTCGCCGAGTCGGACCCGTCCGAGGTCGTCACGATGAAGCTCCGGCGCGCCCTCGAGATGACGGGCGAAGACCTGACCGATGCGGAACCCTTCCTGCTGAGCCTTGTCGGCGGTGTCGAGACCGAACCGCTCGACGGGCTCGACGGGCAGACGCGCCAGCGGTTGACCGACAACGCCCTGGTGCGCGCGATGCTGGCGGCAGCGCGGGAACGTCCTGTCGCGTTCGTGTTGGACGATCTCCACTGGGCGGACGAGGCGTCGTCGCGCGTGCTCCGGCTCTGGGCGGGGCGAGTGAGCGAGTCTCACGGGCTGCTGATGGGTTTGCATCGCCCCGAGTTCGCCTCGGACTGGGGATGCGATCGGCACGCGACGATCTCCCTCGACACGCTCTCGCGGGGCACGATCCACGCGCTCGTGGATCGGCTCCTCGGCGAGGACAACGACGTGTCCGAGCGCCTGCTCGACGTCATCGTGCAGAAGTCGAGCGGGAACCCCTTCTTCGCCGAGGAGGTACTGCGGGCGTTCCTCGACAGCGGCGTCCTCGTCCGCGAGGAGGGCAGGTGGCATCTGACCCAGCCGCCGATGGAGGTCGCCGTCCCCGACTCGCTCCACGCCGTCATCATGGGCAGGCTCGACTCGCTGCCGGAAGACGCGCGGCGCATCCTCCAGGTGGGCAGCGTCATAGGCCAGACGTTCGAGACGGCGATCTTCTGCGAGCTGGGCTGGCATCTCGCCGGGATCGTCCAGCACACGGAGCGCCTGACGGAGCTCCAACTGCTCGTCGAGACGAAACCGCTGCCGGAGCTGACCTACGCGTTCAAGCAGGAGTATATCCAAGAGGTGAGCCTCGGCACGCTGCTGCTCAAGACCCGGCGCGAACTGCACAACGCCGTCGGCGAGGCGATCGAGCGGACGTACGCGGAGCGTCTCCGCGAACAGGTCGAGGTGCTCGCGTATCACTACGCGGAGGGGAGGACGTTGGCGAAGGCGGCGGACTACGCGAAGGAGAGCGCGACAAAGGCGCGGGAGGTCTACGCCAACCAAGCTGCCATCGACCGCTACGACCAGATGCTCGGATTCGCTGACGAGATGGAACCGGACGACGGCGCCGGAGCCGCCCGCATCCGCCTCGACGCCTACGAAGGCAAAGGCGACGTCCTTACGCTCACCGGCGACTACGACGACGCGCTCACCGCGTTCGACCAGCTCATCGGAACCCTGGACGCCGCCCAGCTAGCCAGCGAGCAGCGCGCCGTCCGCCACGCGAGCGCCCTACGAGCCATCGGCAACGTCCACCTCAAGCGCGGGAACTACGACGACGCTTTCCGCCTCTCGTCCGAGGGTCTCGACGCTCTCGAAGCGCTGGCGACCGAAGATGCCACGCGGGAACGCAGCCGCGTGACCGGGCAGATCGGGTTCATCCGGCTTCGCACGGGCGACTACGAAGCCGCCGACGCCCACAGCCGCGAGAGCCTTGCGCTCGCCGAACAGATAGACAGCCGCCGGGACATCGCCTACGCGTGCGTCGTGTCGGGTTTGGCGTCCTACCATCGCGGTCGAATCGACGAGGCGGTGAGCCAGTACCGGCACGCGCTGGCGGTCCGCGAGGAGATGGGCGATATCACCGGCGTCGCCGCCGTCCTCCAGAACCTGGGGAACCTCTATCTCGACCAAGCCCGCTACGACCTCGCCGAGGAGCACTACCAGCGCTGCCTGGAGATGCGGCGGAAGGCGGGCGACATTGCCGGGGCAGCGAACGTGCTCAACCAACTGGGGAACGTCCGGCTGGGAACCGGCGACTACGCGGGAACCGCCGAGTTCTACGCGGAATGCCGAACGGCGTTCGAGCGGCTAGGGAACCGGTTCGGGCTCGCCGTGACGCTGAACAACCTGGGACAGACGCACTTGGAGCAGGACGACCCGGAGACCGCGCGCGGATACCTCGAACAGGCGATCGAAGCGGCGGAAGCCCTCAAGGCGGGCGACCTCGCCGCCGATACGCAGGTCGCCCTGGCGCACGCCGAGCTGGACGCCGGGAACCTCGCCCGCGCAGGGAGCCTCGCGACGACCGCGCTCGAACGCGCTCGCGAGATGGGCAGCAAGGCGATCCAAGCGCGCGCTCGATGGGTTCTCGGACGACTCGCCGCCGCCCAGGGCGATGCTGCGACAGGGGAACGCGAGCTCACGGCGAGCCTCGAGCTCTTCCGGTCGGTCAACATGCGCCTGTGGGAAGCCCGCGCTTTGCTGGAACGCGCGCGGGTCTGCCAGCCGCCGGGGCGCGACGCCGACCTGCAAGCCGCCCTCGAAGCCTTCCGCGAGCTCGGGATGGCGCGCGACATCGCCCGCGCCGAAGCCCTCGCCGCCGATCTGCGGCAGCCGCCCGCTTCAGGACGAGGATGA